ttttaaattttataaatgatttttttttttttttacatttttcatagtggagtttatttttatttttattttttttaaatgaactactagataCTTGTCGATTTGAGACTTTTAAATATGTCCAGAGTAATGTTAAAAATGAAGTATTTCGAAAACTAATATTAATTGAAATAATAGATAGATCAAACTTTAAAGATAAgtaattagtttatttattctttttgttttcctgaTCTAAAAAGGTAGTGCTATTATGCTGCTCAGATTTGACCATGACATGTCTTTTGtgcaaattatactttttttttaaaatttttttattcaattttttttaaatatatttatcaatacattaatagtcacatctctaaccattaaataaaagaaaaaaaactaaaagtctGTGGCCTGATTGACATAACTCATAACCTCCAAAATGGAGATATGTAGTTCGAAACCCCCTACtccaaatgtataaaaaaaaagtaaaaaaaaaaataaatatataaataagcgATAAAATTTGAGAGAACAAACTTAGACAgaattgtatcattttttttaatctaaaatatgaTGCCCTGTAATCTTTCAACTGTTATAAGGTGTTTCGCACGTGGATGGGCCATATAATGATAGGCTTAGCTGCTGCGTGTGGGATGGGCCACTTTTCACAAGTTTCTACTGGGTCACTTTATGTATTCGCGGTAAAGCTCGTTTGCTCAGATTTCCTTTCAAAGAGTTTTTCCCCTTTCTATTGGGcctaaaagaaaagaagctgctttctttaaagaaataatattggaAGCAACCACTGTTTTGGGACATTCGGATCACACCTTACGTGTCCCAAAGTTAAATGACCAAAAAACTTCACAACAAAATCCACTTCCCTCTCATTtctcgtttcattttttttgctCGTCTACCCCGTGTCGCCCAAGCCCCCCGTCCTCGCCGCTCGCCCATCCTCTCCCCTGACCCCCACCACCCGCCGGCGTCGGCATTCTCTCCCCCACCCCACCTGACATCACCATCATTTCCCCCACCCGCAACCTGCATTGCATTCTCTCACCCACTCGTACCCCCCAAGGCCAAATGAGAGGCATGGTTGAGCATAGAGGGTTAAGGGAGGTGCGGTAGAACTGGTGGTGGCTGAGGGAGGCTCGAGGTGGCGGCTAgagtcgtgggtggcggcgtacgaCTTGGTAAAGGGCAGAACCCgtatgggtgaaacccatttcgggaaAGAGAGGGGGAGGGCTGTCGTGCTCGATGGGGTTAGGGGGAGGTCAAGGGGCTCAATGGTGCTCGATGGTGGGGCTGGTGGCTGACGACGGTGGCAATAGCAACGACAAGCCGTGTAGGAGAATCCATTTATGGTTTCGCATGAGAGCACTACACGTGAGGGCTTTCATGGTGAATTGAAGGTAGTTGGAAGTTGCCGGCGCGAGGGGGAGCTTATAGTGGTGGGTGATGGCACTATAGATGATGCACAGCGGGACTAGATGAGGCAGTGAGCTGAGAGAGGGAATCAAGTGGAAAAGAGGGAACTGGGTGCAGAGGGAAAAacaagattttaattttgaaaaaataataaaaataaaaaataaaataatggacaTATCATGTGTCCTACGGATCAAATGTAAATGGTGGCTAATTCGTAGCACGACTCTTCTTTAAATTACTAGTATAAAACCTGCCTCAGGTGGCCCAAGCCCTAAACCCGGCCCCGACGATTTCTCAGAGTCATCGTCTTCAACCCCCAAAACACCAAAATCCCTACCTGGTTCGCACACTAAAtcctcactctctttttcttcacctCCCAAACCCTACATCCCTTAACGAGCTCACTCTTCGCCTCCTATGGCTGCTCTCCAACTCAGACCCAAACACAGAACCCTCCACAACCCCTCCCTCGTTCACCTCTTCTCTACCTCCTCGACCCTCCTGAGCCCACCTCTGCCGAGCAATCCCCGCCATCCGCCTCATCCGACCCCTCCGAATCTCAATCATCCTTATCCTCCTATTTCTCTGATGtcaaacaacaacaacagcaacaacatAGACCCGCTTCCCCATTTTCACAAAGGAATCCCACAATCCCAGCACTCTCCGAGTTCCGCCCCCGATCCTCTGTGCCACCTCTCTCCAGACCCAACTCCGCACATTTGACGACACCGTCCTCCGAATCTTCATCCCAGCTCATCTCGTTTCAAGAGCTTTACAAACGGAATGTGACCGAGAAGGCCGACGAGAACGGTACCAACACAGCTTCGGCCCCCGGAAAATTTGGCGGCACTGGCGGAAAGCACTGGTTCGAAGCAATTCGAGAGGATGTACGGCGGCGACGTTCGTTGGCCGGGATGGCACAGAATGAGTGGAGTGGGGCTGAGCTGATGTTTTTGGAATCTAAGAATAAGTTGAAATTGAAGCCGTCTACTGATCCGGTTCCGGTGATTGGCGGGACTGGTACGCTGCCGGTTTCAGTGTTTGGGAAGGAAAGGGAGCGGAAGGATACGGAGGGGAGAAAATGGCAATGAAGACGGAGTTTGTGAAGATGGAGGATAAGGAGACAGAGTCGAGGATTGGCGGGGTTACGCATAAGGATTTGAGGGAGAGCTTGTTGAGACTGAGGATGTCAGACGATGAGAAGGCGAAGAAAATTTCCAGTAAGTAACATGGTTTTGCATGGTGTTCAATAAAATAGATTCTAAGCATGTTCTATCATTTGGATAGTAGATCATGGAAGAATGTACATTCTGTTTTGGGTCTGAGGAAGTTTTATGGAATTGATAATTTGCATGCTAGTCTTG
Above is a genomic segment from Juglans microcarpa x Juglans regia isolate MS1-56 chromosome 1D, Jm3101_v1.0, whole genome shotgun sequence containing:
- the LOC121248073 gene encoding uncharacterized protein LOC121248073, whose product is MVGLVADDGGNSNDKPCRRIHLWFRMRALHVRAFMTQTQNPPQPLPRSPLLYLLDPPEPTSAEQSPPSASSDPSESQSSLSSYFSDVKQQQQQQHRPASPFSQRNPTIPALSEFRPRSSVPPLSRPNSAHLTTPSSESSSQLISFQELYKRNVTEKADENGTNTASAPGKFGGTGGKHWFEAIREDVRRRRSLAGMAQNEWSGAELMFLESKNKLKLKPSTDPVPVIGGTGTLPVSVFGKERERKDTEGRKWQ